GTCACCATGTGAACTTTCGCTTCCAGGCGGCTGCCCAGCATGCCCAGCGGGTCACGGATGCTGCTCTGTTCGTCGAGCAGGAACTCCTGTGGCAGCAGGTGCAGGACTTCGCGGTCGGCAGGCAGCACCACCCCGCGCGCTTTCTCCACCGCCAGGCGCACATCCTCGCGGGTGATCTCGCGCGGCCTCGCCGCCACACTGACGCCACCGCGGCTGTTGATGCCGCGGATGTGCGCCCCGGAAACGCCCACCAGAGCGCGTTCGACCGGGGCTCCGGCCGCTTCCTCGGCCAGTTCGCAGGCGCGCTGGATTCCGGCCACGGCTTTCTCCAGATCCACGATGGCGCCTTTGCGCGTCCCGCGTGACTCGGTGACGCCGTGGCCGCGGTAGCGCAGACCGCTCTCCCCGATCTCCGCCACCAGCACACAGGTCTTCGAGCTGCCCATGTCGATGGCGGTGACGAAACTCCCTTGTGCCTGCGGCATGGGCCTAGCGTTTTCCTTTCCTGGTCGCCGTGCGGGAGGTCTGGACCGTAGGTTTCGGCGGAGCGGCGGACTTCACCGGCGACGTCGAGCGCGAATCCGGGTTGACGATGATCTGCCGGTCGTAGCGCAGGTCCACCGACTCCAGCTTCTGGAACTGCTGCCGCCACTCGGCGGCGTGCGCGATGTAGACCTTGTAGCGCTTGAGGTAGTGCGCTGAGCCCAGGTGGATGAGCACCGCGCCGGCCGGATCCGCCACCAGCACCTTCACGTCCTCCGGGTCGCTGAGGTCCACTTCGCTCAGATCCCGGGAGTAGTTGCCGCCCTCGGAATCCAGGTCGCGCACCAGTTCGTCGTAGATCTTCATGCGCGCGGCGCGAGTCGAGAGCGGCTCGTTCTCGTTCATCCCCAGGATGACGGGGAAAGAATATCCGGCGGCGCGGCCGGGCGGCATTTCCATGATGACGCCGGCGCCATCGACCAGGGCGATGCGCGAGCCCGTGCGCGTGAACGCGACGGGCGTGCGCTCGCGCACTTCGACCTTAATGCGGTCGGGAAGCAGGCGCATCACCGTCGCGGATTCCACCCAGGAAATCTCCTGCAGCTCCTTCTTGCGTTCTTCCAGGGGGACGGAAAAGACCTGGCGTCCGATGTCGGAACGGAAAACGGCGAGCACCTGGGCGGGCGCGACTTTCTCGATGCCCGCGATCTCGATGTGATCGGCGGAGTCCATTCGGAAGCGCGCGGAACGCGCTCCGTACCCGTAGACCAGCGTCACCGCGCTGCTCACCAGTCCCACAAGCGTCAGGACCATGAGCATCTGCTTCAAGCGGTCGGCGGTGCGTCTGGGAAGGGGCGCGCGGCGGACCGGGATGCGCTTCTCGGCCCGCAGGAACGGCGATTCTTCCTCGGCGTCAAGGTCCAGTTCGCGAGGGAATTCGTCTTCGCCGGATTCGTCTGCTGGGCGCGCGTAACGGCCGCGCGCTGGAACCGGAGACCTGCCCGTTCGGGCAATGAAACCTTCGTCTCGCGCCATGCGCTAGGTCGAGTTGTCGCGCGGAAGAATCGCCACTGACACTATAACTTCATTTGCTCAAAATCCGCACAGAAATTTTCCACGCCGGTGATGTTTTCGGATGGGTAACGCGGGCGGCCTGGAATCAGCCGCTCGCTTAGAGCCTGTAGCCCTGCTGTGGCAGCGGGCGGGCCTGGGCGCGCAGGTTGCGGCTCTGGTTATTGCACGGCGGGATGCCCTCGGCGGGCTGGGGCGCTTCCCGCTCGAGGTTCCGTTCGACCCGAGAAGCGCGGTCGGCCAGGCGCACGGCCGAGTCGATGTCTCCCAGCGCCATCTCCATCTGGGAGAACAGGTACAGTACCCGGGGATCATCCACCTGGCTGGCGGGAGGGGCGCTGAAGTCGGCGGCGTGCGCGGTTTCCGAAGCGGGCACCGGAAGGAACGGTTGCGCCGCAGTGAAGATGACCGCGAAAGCCGCCACCAGGATCACCAGCCGGATTGCGATCGGATTCACGTGCCGTTCTCCCTCGTACCCCCTTTGCGCTGGGTTACGCATCGGGTGAGCTTCCGGTTCCAGAACCGTGCTCCCTTCTATAGACGCTGCAGGGACGAAATCGTATGAGCCAATTCCAGAGTGGACTGCGTTTTTTTCGGACACATGGAAGCCGAACTATGGTTTCTGGGAGACAGGCTGCGCCTGTGCCCGTAGTTGCTCCAGGATTTGGGAGCCGAGGTGAGAAACATTGCCCGCGCCCAAGGTGAGGATCATGTCGCCCTCCTGGGCTCGCGACGCAACCGCTGCCGCGGCTTCCGCGAAGGAAGGCGCATAGATCGCTTCTCTGCCGCCCTTTTCGCGGATACACTGCGCCAGAGCTTCGCCGGTGACGCCGGGAATGGGGCTTTCGCTGGCGGCGTAGATATCCAGGATGAACAGAGAATCAGCCGCCGCGAAGGCGGTGGCGAATTCGTCCAGCAGCAGTTGGGTTCGGGTGTAACGGTGGGGCTGGAAGATGACGTGGATGCGGCCGTAGCCGCAGGAACGGGCCGCAGCCAGCGTCGCGCGCACCTCGGTGGGATGGTGGCCGTAATCGTCGATCACGGCGACGCCGCGGACGGCGCCACGCAACTGGAACCGGCGATCCACGCCGCGAAAGCCTTCCAGCGCGTCACGAATCTGCGCGGACGGGATGTCGAGGCCCACACCGACGGCCACGGCTGCGGTGGCATTCAGCACATTGTGGGCGCCGGGAACGCGTACGCGGAATTCGCCCAGGTTCTGCCCGCGGTAACGCACGGTGAAGCGGCTCACCGGGCGTTCCTGCACGGTGCCGGGTTCGACGGCGCCAAGCGTGAGGCAGAAATCAGCATCGTCGCCGGTGCCATAGGTGACCACGCGACGGGAGAGCCGTGGCACCAGCTTGCGCAGATGGCGGTCGTCCCGGCACAGGATAGCCATGCCGTAGAAGGGCAGGCGCTCGATGAAGTCACGGAAGGCGCGCAGCACGTCCCGCATGTCGCGATAGCAGTCCATGTGCTCGCGGTCGAGGTTGGTCACCACGGCGAGGATGGGAGAGAGCTTGAGAAAGGAGCGGTCACTCTCATCGGCTTCGGCCACGAGGTACTGGGATTTGCCCAGACGGGCGTTAGAGCCCATGGCATCCACGCGTCCGCCGACGACTACCGTGGGATCCAAACCACCTGCGGCCAGAACCGCCGCGACCATGGAAGTGGTGGTGGTCTTGCCGTGCATGCCGGCGATGGCGATGCCGTACTTCAGGCGCATCAACTCAGCCAGCATCTCCGCGCGCGGGATGACCGGAATGTGATAGCGGTGCGCTTCCAGCACTTCCGGGTTGTCGGGGGCGATAGCCGAACTGGTGACGACGACTTCGGCACCCTGCACGTTTTCCGCACGATGACCTTCGAGGACGGTGGCGCCCAGCGTGCGGAGACGCTCGGTCACAGCGGACAGCTTGAGGTCGGAGCCGGAAACCTTGTAACCCAGCGTCAGCAGGACCTCGGCGATGCCACTCATGCCGATGCCGCCGATGCCGACAAAATGAACGCGTTGGATGCGAGCGAACGTAGCTACCAGCTCCTAGCGGCTAGCTTCCAGCTTTGGCTCCTAGCCATTGGCTCTCAGCTTAAACCCTCATCAACATAGCCTAAGACATCGCCGGCCACAGGTGGGTCAACTCCGAAGTACCGAAGACTGGGCTACCCCCTACCCCGTCCAATGGAATCAACCAGTTAGGGGGGCAATAATATAGTTGACTAACCACGCTCAGAATCGGAAGCGCGGTGACAGGGTGCGCGATGGGTGTGTGGCCAGGCAGTACATGCGGGTACTCGCCCAGCTCGTGCATCCCGCCGCTGGCCCGGATACTCTGTTCGTTGTGCTTAAGGTGTATTTGGACGAAAGCGGAATTAACCGGGATGCGTTCGTCTGTGTGGTGGCTGGGTACGCCGCCAATACCGCCAGATGGAAGAAATTTGAGAAGGACTGGGCCTCGATCCTTAAGCGTTACAGAGTTGCCGAGTTTCACGCCAAGGACTTCTTCCGTCGAGATGAGGACGGGAATCCTCTGCACGAGCATTACCGACACCTGGGGCGCGACGGGGCAAATGCCTTCCTGAATGATTTGATAAACGCAATCAACAAGGCCAAGCCCAAAATGATTGGCAAGGCGGTTCTGGTCGAGGACTTTTTCTCGTTCAGCCTAGGGGAGAGGCGGTATCTGACTGGCGCACAGTACGACCCGACTGCCAAGAAGTTCCTTAGCAGCGGTGCTCCCGAGACGCACTTCCATGTGCCCATGCAGGCTGTCGTAATCAATGCGGCCCTGGGGGCGAAGAGGCTCAAAGAGAAGGCCCACTTCGTGTGTGACCGTCAAGACGAATACGCTCCGCTAGTGGTGGAGAGGTTCGCGGAGATTGCGAAGCGGAATCCCGATTTGCCGCTAGGCGATTTGGTTCACTCCGACAGCAGGGATGTGTGTGCCTTGCAGGCCGCAGATTTGGCTTGCTGGGGAGCAAGCGTCTACGCCAAGAAACGCTTCAAGAAGAACGAAACGGAGACGGATTATATGGTCCGCCGCCTTCTGGAGCGCGAGGCTGATTTTGAACTGATGGATGCACGAAAGCTGCGCCTTCTTCTTGAGGGCTTTCATGGGCAATAATATAGGTGACTAACCAAGCCAGTCCCGCCCAAAATCGGAAGCGCCGTGACAGGGGACGCGATGGGTGTCTACAGAAGTCCAATCTTGAGGCACTCCGCTTTTGTCGCGGCGATGATCCCCGAGACTTTGCGGATAAGAGCGTCCAGTTTAGCCTCGACTGGTTTGCCTTTCATGATCTCGATTTCCCCGAACGCTACCGCAAAGGAGACGTGTACCTTGTAGCGGATTTTCGTTCCCGGTCTGACGGCAGCGTATATCAACTCGTCTTTGTCGCCGTCCCATCCGCAGTAGGGGATGCGGAACGGTCCACTCACCTCCATCCGTTCAACGTGAAGCGGCCCAGTGCTCATTCCGATAGGCACAATCAGGCGGTGCTTCGAAGCATTACAAAGTTCGTTCAATGCCCAAAGGGCATCATCCCCTCCCTTGTAAGGCTTGAAGCTCGCAAAAAGCGCATGAATCTCCTTCGGGAAATTTTTGCAGGCACTACCCAGGCGGCTTTTGAAGTCAGCTTCCGTAGCGGAGAACGGAAAGTGAACGTTACCAGAATCGCCGCCAGCAAGCGTAGCAACACTAGAAGCCGCGAGGTCAAGAGCTGCCCGGAGACTCTCCAGGACACCGGAAACTCGGTGGGTCAGGACTTCCGGCAAGGGTTTAGCGAGTTTGATCTTGTGGAGTTCATAGATTCCTTCGTCATCCATCTCGGTCACGGCAATGTGGGGGTTACTCTTGAGGAATCTGCGACATCTCCCCTTGAACTGCTTGAAGTCGCGCTTTGCCCACGCGATTCGTTTCCGGGAATCATCGAAGGGTCGCTTCATGGCATGACCGGAGAAACTGCCACAATGCGCACGGGTGACCCAGGCAGGCGGGGCAGTAGCAGCGGATGGCTTCTTGGAGGGGCTTAGGTTTCATCATGGCACCTAGTTCACAGGATCAGTCTCAGCCTTCAGTCGCAGAATTGCTTGCTCAAGCAAGTGCAGCGCTTGAACAGGATTTTCAAGACTCGCTGAGGAAACTTCGGCTGCGCTATGTCCCTGGAAACGCTGAACAGCATCCGCGATTCCAGCCTCTTGAGCAATGCGAAGAAGCGCCCCCATGCCAGCCTTTAGCAGCACGATCTCCCGTTGCTGGTGGAACACAAGCTCAAGCAGCCGAAGAGTCTCCAGCTTCGATAGAAACATCGGAGGTTGCATCGGAGAGTTCGTCATGACCCCACACTACACGAAGGGGCAGGGTTAGTCAGGTACATTATTGCCGTTAGGGGCGGAGATCTCGACAGGTCTCGGAATCTAAAGGAGTTACGGGCAAAGTCTCGTCCGCAAAGTACTTAGCTTTCCGAGAATAGAACCGGACTTATGTTAGCATTCCGTAATTCACCTGTCAAGCAAGAATATCCGATTGAGTCGTCCCAGGAATCGCTTGTTGGGCACCGCTGGAAGGCGGTCCCGGATTCAACGGCCTGCGGCAGTCATTACTAGGCGCGCGATGGCTCCGGCGGCGTCGTGATGGGCGAGGCGGCGGGCGGCTTCGGACATGGAGCGCAGACGAGCGCGGTCGGCGAGCAAGTCGCGTACCGTTTCCACCAGGCGATGAGCGGTGAGTTCGGACTGCGGCAACA
This genomic stretch from Terriglobales bacterium harbors:
- a CDS encoding DUF3800 domain-containing protein, whose protein sequence is MRVLAQLVHPAAGPDTLFVVLKVYLDESGINRDAFVCVVAGYAANTARWKKFEKDWASILKRYRVAEFHAKDFFRRDEDGNPLHEHYRHLGRDGANAFLNDLINAINKAKPKMIGKAVLVEDFFSFSLGERRYLTGAQYDPTAKKFLSSGAPETHFHVPMQAVVINAALGAKRLKEKAHFVCDRQDEYAPLVVERFAEIAKRNPDLPLGDLVHSDSRDVCALQAADLACWGASVYAKKRFKKNETETDYMVRRLLEREADFELMDARKLRLLLEGFHGQ
- the murC gene encoding UDP-N-acetylmuramate--L-alanine ligase, yielding MVATFARIQRVHFVGIGGIGMSGIAEVLLTLGYKVSGSDLKLSAVTERLRTLGATVLEGHRAENVQGAEVVVTSSAIAPDNPEVLEAHRYHIPVIPRAEMLAELMRLKYGIAIAGMHGKTTTTSMVAAVLAAGGLDPTVVVGGRVDAMGSNARLGKSQYLVAEADESDRSFLKLSPILAVVTNLDREHMDCYRDMRDVLRAFRDFIERLPFYGMAILCRDDRHLRKLVPRLSRRVVTYGTGDDADFCLTLGAVEPGTVQERPVSRFTVRYRGQNLGEFRVRVPGAHNVLNATAAVAVGVGLDIPSAQIRDALEGFRGVDRRFQLRGAVRGVAVIDDYGHHPTEVRATLAAARSCGYGRIHVIFQPHRYTRTQLLLDEFATAFAAADSLFILDIYAASESPIPGVTGEALAQCIREKGGREAIYAPSFAEAAAAVASRAQEGDMILTLGAGNVSHLGSQILEQLRAQAQPVSQKP
- a CDS encoding FtsQ-type POTRA domain-containing protein; the protein is MARDEGFIARTGRSPVPARGRYARPADESGEDEFPRELDLDAEEESPFLRAEKRIPVRRAPLPRRTADRLKQMLMVLTLVGLVSSAVTLVYGYGARSARFRMDSADHIEIAGIEKVAPAQVLAVFRSDIGRQVFSVPLEERKKELQEISWVESATVMRLLPDRIKVEVRERTPVAFTRTGSRIALVDGAGVIMEMPPGRAAGYSFPVILGMNENEPLSTRAARMKIYDELVRDLDSEGGNYSRDLSEVDLSDPEDVKVLVADPAGAVLIHLGSAHYLKRYKVYIAHAAEWRQQFQKLESVDLRYDRQIIVNPDSRSTSPVKSAAPPKPTVQTSRTATRKGKR